One window from the genome of Asterias amurensis chromosome 12, ASM3211899v1 encodes:
- the LOC139945375 gene encoding C-type lectin domain family 17, member A-like — translation MVTKGVFAARGCPYGWVPYAESCYFGLDGSMEGNWATAVMQCDRNNASIMFPSSDWENKFIFSSFQHHGDLLGVWINCNDAEVEGEWNCNEDGKPTEYRKWEPNQPDDEKHLGDQDYGFMISRDYKNNPYILGYWGDLSATREMFIVCERRRQARCG, via the coding sequence ATGGTAACCAAGGGTGTGTTTGCAGCGAGAGGGTGCCCTTATGGATGGGTGCCTTATGCTGAGTCTTGCTACTTTGGTCTAGATGGATCCATGGAGGGCAACTGGGCCACCGCCGTGATGCAGTGTGATCGTAACAACGCATCTATAATGTTCCCGAGCTCAGATTGGGAAAATAAATTCATATTTAGTTCATTTCAGCACCATGGAGATCTACTCGGTGTTTGGATCAATTGTAATGATGCTGAAGTTGAAGGTGAATGGAACTGCAACGAGGATGGTAAACCGACTGAATATCGGAAGTGGGAGCCAAACCAACCAGATGATGAGAAACATTTAGGTGATCAGGATTATGGCTTCATGATAAGCCGTGATTACAAGAATAATCCATACATACTTGGCTATTGGGGTGATTTGTCGGCAACACGGGAAATGTTCATCGTTTGTGAGCGTCGCCGTCAAGCCAGATGTGGATAA
- the LOC139945380 gene encoding asialoglycoprotein receptor 1-like, with amino-acid sequence MVTNGVFAARGCPYGWVPYAESCYLGLDGSMEGNWTTAVMQCDRNNASIMAPSSDWENKFIFTSLQHRGGPIGVWINCNDAEVEGEWNCYEDGKPTEYRKWEPDQPDDEKHSGV; translated from the coding sequence ATGGTAACCAATGGTGTGTTTGCAGCGAGAGGGTGCCCTTATGGATGGGTGCCTTATGCTGAGTCTTGTTACTTGGGTCTGGATGGATCCATGGAGGGCAACTGGACCACCGCCGTGATGCAGTGTGATCGAAACAACGCATCTATAATGGCCCCGAGCTCAGATTGGGAAAATAAATTCATATTTACTTCACTTCAGCACCGAGGTGGTCCAATAGGTGTTTGGATCAATTGTAATGATGCTGAAGTTGAAGGTGAATGGAACTGTTACGAGGATGGTAAACCGACTGAATATCGGAAGTGGGAGCCAGACCAACCTGATGATGAGAAACATTCAGGTGTATAG
- the LOC139945381 gene encoding prostaglandin reductase 1-like, with protein MADPVIESKNPTFPVGTNVLVSCGWVSHLVSDGSDLTKIPPYPEGVPLSFALGVLGMPGMAANYGIVDVCEAKAGDVVVVSGAAGAVGSIVGQIAKIKGCRVIGFAGSDEKVAWIKELGFDEAFNYKKVDLDATLKKAAPNGVDCYFDNAGRAVSLRRNLPFLKAYCT; from the exons ATGGCGGATCC GGTCATCGAAAGCAAGAATCCAACTTTTCCCGTGGGTACCAACGTGCTGGTATCATGTGGCTGGGTGTCACACTTGGTGTCTGATGGGTCGGATCTTACTAAGATCCCGCCTTATCCAGAGGGCGTCCCACTCTCTTTCGCTCTGGGTGTGTTGGGAATGCCGGG GATGGCAGCAAACTATGGCATTGTGGATGTCTGCGAAGCCAAAGCAGGGGACGTTGTTGTAGTCAGTGGTGCGGCTGGTGCAGTGGGCTCTATCGTGGGACAGATCGCTAAAATAAAA GGCTGTAGAGTTATCGGTTTCGCTGGTTCTGATGAAAAGGTAGCGTGGATAAAGGAACTTGGCTTCGATGAAGCATTCAACTACAAGAAAGTCGATCTGGACGCGACTCTGAAGAAAGCTGCACCTAATGGTGTAGATTGCTACTTTGACAAC GCAGGTCGTGcagtctcactgagacgaaaccTGCCCTTCCTCAAAGCATACTGCACCTGA
- the LOC139945383 gene encoding aggrecan core protein-like, whose amino-acid sequence MVTNGVFAARGCPYGWVPYAESCYLGLDGSMEGHWSTAVMQCDRNNASIMAPSSDWENKFIFTSFQHNVNQLDGVWINCNDAEVEGEWNCNEDGKPTEYRKWEPNQPDDEKHLGDQDYGFMITRVYLKKNPDVLGYWGDVQATHEMFIVCERPRQARCG is encoded by the coding sequence ATGGTAACCAATGGTGTGTTTGCAGCGAGAGGGTGCCCTTATGGATGGGTGCCTTATGCTGAGTCTTGCTACTTGGGTCTGGATGGATCCATGGAGGGCCACTGGTCCACTGCCGTGATGCAGTGTGATCGTAACAACGCATCTATAATGGCCCCGAGCTCAGATTGGGAAAATAAATTCATATTTACTTCATTTCAGCACAATGTAAATCAATTAGACGGCGTTTGGATCAATTGTAATGATGCTGAAGTTGAAGGTGAATGGAACTGCAACGAGGATGGTAAACCGACTGAATATCGGAAGTGGGAGCCAAACCAACCAGATGATGAGAAACATTTAGGTGATCAGGATTATGGCTTCATGATAACCCGTGTTTACTTGAAGAAGAATCCAGACGTACTTGGCTATTGGGGTGATGTGCAGGCAACACATGAAATGTTCATCGTCTGTGAGCGTCCCCGTCAAGCTAGATGTGGTTAA
- the LOC139945384 gene encoding asialoglycoprotein receptor 2-like: MQFSPVFKSWVTPRRVSVYTASLVLLLTIARTAPYLRSLKSPNTFEKPETVKLLRGIIAFDDDFYTVVALSVIIMVTNGVFAARGCPYGWVPYAESYYLGLDGPMEGHWSTAVMQCDRNNASIMVPTSDWENKFIFSSFQHHGDSFGVWINCDDAEVQGKWNCYKDDKYSTEYRTWEPDQPDDEKWPYDQDYGFMITRDYKNNPDVLGYWGDADRRRANFIVCERRRQARCG; encoded by the exons ATGCAATTCTCGCCTGTTTTCAAAAGTTGGGTCACACCAAG ACGAGTATCCGTTTATACTGCGTCACTTGTATTACTGCTGACGATTGCTCGCACCGCACCCTATCTAAGATCACTCAAATCACCAAATACCTTCGAGAAACCTGAAACTGTTAAATTATTGAGAGGGATCATTGCATTTGATGATGATTTCTACACAGTCGTTGCTCTGTCTGTTATCATCATGGTAACCAATGGTGTGTTTGCAGCGAGAGGGTGCCCTTATGGATGGGTGCCTTATGCTGAGTCTTACTACTTGGGTCTGGATGGACCCATGGAGGGCCACTGGTCCACTGCCGTGATGCAGTGTGATCGTAACAACGCATCTATAATGGTCCCGACCTCAGATTGGGAAAATAAATTCATATTTAGTTCATTTCAGCACCATGGAGATTCTTTCGGTGTTTGGATCAATTGTGATGATGCTGAAGTTCAAGGTAAATGGAACTGCTACAAGGACGATAAATATTCGACTGAATATCGGACGTGGGAGCCAGACCAACCAGATGATGAGAAGTGGCCTTATGATCAGGATTATGGCTTCATGATAACCCGTGATTACAAGAATAACCCAGACGTACTTGGCTATTGGGGTGATGCAGACAGGCGTCGCGCTAATTTCATCGTCTGTGAGCGTCGCCGTCAAGCTAGATGTGGTTAA